From the genome of Globicephala melas chromosome 11, mGloMel1.2, whole genome shotgun sequence, one region includes:
- the E2F3 gene encoding transcription factor E2F3 isoform X2 — protein sequence MPLQQQAKRRLELGESGQQYLSDGLKTPKGKGRAALRSPDSPKTPKSPSEKTRYDTSLGLLTKKFIQLLSQSPDGVLDLNKAAEVLKVQKRRIYDITNVLEGIHLIKKKSKNNVQWMGCSLSEDGGMLAQCQGLSKEVTELSQEEKKLDELIQSCTLDLKLLTEDSENQRLAYVTYQDIRKISGLKDQTVIVVKAPPETRLEVPDPIESLQIHLASTQGPIEVYLCPEETETHSPMKTNNQDHNGNISKPTSKDLASTNSGHSDCSISMANLSPLASPANLLQQTEDQIPSNLEGPFVNLLPPLLQEDYLLSLGEEEGISDLFDAYDLEKLPLVEDFMCS from the exons GCAAAGCGCAGGCTGGAGCTAGGAGAAAGCGGTCAGCAGTACCTCTCAGATGGTTTAAAAACCCCCAAGGGCAAAGGAAGAGCTGCGCTCCGAAGTCCAGATAGTCCAAAAA ctCCAAAATCTCCCTCAGAAAAAACACGGTATGATACATCACTTGGTCTGCTCACCAAGAAGTTCATTCAGCTACTGAGCCAATCACCTGATGGGGTCTTGGATTTGAACAAGGCAGCAGAGGTGCTGAAGGTGCAAAAGAGAAGGATTTATGACATCACCAATGTACTGGAAGGCATCCACCTCATTAAGAAGAAGTCTAAAAACAACGTGCAGTGGAT GGGCTGCAGTCTGTCTGAGGACGGGGGCATGCTGGCCCAGTGTCAAGGCCTGTCTAAAGAAGTGACCGAGCTCAGtcaggaagagaagaaattagATGAACTGATCCAAAGCTGCACCCTGGACCTCAAACTGTTAACCGAGGATTCAGAGAATCAAAG GTTAGCTTATGTTACATATCAAGATATTCGAAAAATTAGTGGCCTTAAAGACCAAACTGTTATAGTTGTGAAAGCCCCTCCAGAAACAAGACTTGAAGTGCCTGACCCGATAGAG AGCCTACAAATACATTTGGCAAGTACCCAAGGACCCATTGAGGTTTATTTGTGTCCAGAAGAGACTGAAACACACAGTCCAATGAAAACGAACAACCAAGACCACAATGGGAATATCTCTAAACCCACTTCCAAAG ACTTGGCTTCAACCAACTCAGGACATAGTGATTGCTCGATTTCTATGGCAAACCTTTCTCCTTTGGCCTCCCCAGCCAACCTTTTACAGCAGACTGAGGACCAAATTCCTTCCAACCTAGAAGGACCATTTGTGAACTTACTGCCCCCCCTGCTCCAAGAAGACTATCTCCTAAGCCTTGGGGAGGAGGAAGGCATCAGCGATCTCTTTGATGCTTACGATCTGGAAAAGCTCCCGCTGGTGGAAGACTTCATGTGTAGCTGA